A window of Paenibacillus polygoni contains these coding sequences:
- a CDS encoding EamA family transporter — MAYIMLLLNILLLVSGQIVWKMGLEQQGGIQLGNFVSVLFSPLILLGILFYGLATGLWFIVLSKLPLSVAYPLQSLAYAIGIVAAWYIFGESVPLNRWIGVAVIVIGAAIIAAK; from the coding sequence ATGGCTTATATTATGTTATTGCTCAATATATTACTGCTTGTCTCTGGCCAGATTGTTTGGAAAATGGGGCTTGAACAGCAGGGAGGCATTCAGCTCGGCAATTTCGTGTCCGTCTTATTTTCACCTCTAATCCTGCTAGGCATTCTGTTTTACGGCTTGGCTACAGGGCTATGGTTTATTGTTCTCTCCAAGCTGCCGCTAAGTGTAGCCTATCCGCTGCAAAGCCTTGCTTATGCGATTGGAATCGTGGCCGCCTGGTATATCTTTGGGGAAAGTGTCCCCCTGAATCGCTGGATCGGAGTGGCAGTCATTGTGATCGGTGCGGCTATCATTGCTGCAAAATGA
- the hemG gene encoding protoporphyrinogen oxidase, translated as MKTIAVIGGGITGLSAAYTLQKEMEKRDFAARVILLESGSQLGGKICTAHDDSFTMETGADSIVTRKKHIFEVIEELKLTEKVVYNETGTSFIHTDGELKQIPEDAMFGIPMSIESLAETTLISPEGKVAAMKDLYTPNETFTKQDSLGDFLEAFLGTEFVEKQIAPVISGVYSGNIHELTLASTMPYLLDYKNQYGSLIRGLDAHRSELKGPKEGKKFLSFEGGMSELIDAYERELTDVTICKNTAVTKIVHGPQEGTYTISISDGEDISVDQIILAAPHKAVANMLQHEELNHDFEQLRSSSMISIYLGYDVPDERLPANGTGFITSDSSDLICNACTWTSRKWKHTSKKSKLLVRLFYKSINPAYEQMKDMSQEELLQAAAEDVRKSLGLSENPVSYNVKVWHEEMPNYHRTHHQLVRSLEEKMSAHYPGIFLAGCSYYGVGVPDCIANGEKTAAKVIEQL; from the coding sequence GTGAAGACAATAGCTGTAATTGGAGGCGGCATTACCGGATTATCCGCAGCCTATACCTTGCAAAAAGAAATGGAGAAAAGAGACTTTGCTGCTCGTGTTATTTTACTTGAATCGGGCAGTCAGCTGGGCGGCAAGATTTGTACTGCTCACGATGACAGCTTCACGATGGAGACGGGAGCAGATTCTATTGTCACTCGTAAAAAACATATTTTCGAAGTCATTGAAGAGTTAAAGCTTACAGAAAAAGTGGTTTATAACGAGACAGGGACTTCTTTCATCCACACGGATGGAGAGCTCAAGCAGATTCCGGAAGATGCGATGTTTGGGATCCCGATGAGCATTGAGTCTCTTGCAGAGACCACACTGATATCTCCCGAAGGAAAAGTTGCCGCTATGAAAGACCTTTACACGCCCAATGAGACGTTTACAAAACAGGACTCGCTTGGGGATTTCCTTGAGGCATTTCTTGGTACGGAATTTGTGGAAAAGCAGATTGCACCGGTGATTTCCGGGGTGTATTCGGGCAATATTCATGAACTGACTCTTGCATCAACGATGCCTTATTTATTGGATTACAAAAATCAGTATGGGAGTCTCATCCGTGGCCTGGATGCTCATCGAAGCGAGCTGAAAGGTCCCAAAGAAGGCAAGAAATTTTTATCTTTTGAAGGCGGAATGTCTGAACTTATAGATGCCTATGAGCGAGAACTGACGGATGTAACCATCTGTAAGAATACGGCCGTTACCAAAATCGTTCATGGACCGCAGGAAGGAACCTATACTATTTCCATTTCTGATGGAGAAGATATAAGTGTAGATCAGATCATTCTAGCTGCGCCCCATAAGGCAGTAGCAAATATGCTTCAGCATGAAGAACTAAATCACGATTTTGAACAGCTGCGCAGTTCTTCGATGATCAGTATCTATCTCGGGTATGATGTACCAGATGAGCGGCTTCCGGCGAATGGGACCGGATTTATTACTTCTGATAGCAGCGATCTCATCTGCAACGCCTGCACTTGGACGAGCCGTAAATGGAAACATACTTCGAAGAAGAGTAAGCTGCTAGTCAGACTCTTTTATAAAAGCATAAATCCAGCCTATGAACAGATGAAGGATATGTCACAAGAAGAACTGCTGCAAGCAGCAGCAGAAGATGTACGGAAAAGTCTTGGTCTGTCCGAAAATCCTGTTTCTTATAATGTAAAAGTATGGCATGAGGAAATGCCGAATTATCACCGGACTCATCATCAGTTGGTTCGTTCACTGGAAGAGAAAATGTCAGCACACTATCCAGGTATTTTTCTCGCTGGTTGTTCTTATTACGGCGTAGGTGTTCCAGACTGTATTGCAAATGGGGAGAAGACTGCTGCGAAGGTAATAGAACAGCTATAG
- a CDS encoding DUF3934 family protein — protein MSKAKGKGGTGRGTGKKGWNRWQAGERRANNSPKPYKSKGTKKTENSEAGSADHR, from the coding sequence ATGAGTAAGGCAAAAGGTAAGGGCGGAACAGGAAGAGGTACAGGAAAAAAAGGATGGAATCGTTGGCAAGCAGGCGAACGCCGCGCTAACAATTCTCCTAAACCATACAAGAGTAAAGGGACAAAGAAAACAGAGAATAGTGAAGCCGGCTCAGCCGATCATCGCTAA
- a CDS encoding catalase produces the protein MAEDKKQNKTTGQDVKRETLTTRQGHPVTDNQNIRTIGNRGPATLENYHFIEKISHFDREEVPERVVHARGAGAFGYFETYGKVGDEPVEKYTRAKVFSGAGKRTPLMVRFSTVAGSKDSPETARDPRGFAVKMYTEEGNWDLVGNNLKIFFIRDAMKFPDMIHAFKADPASNVANPQRMFDFVSRSPEATHMITFLFSPWGIPATYRHMQGSGVNTYKWVNDKGEAVLVKYHWEPKQGIRNLTQEEADAIQGKNVSHATQDLYEAIERGDYPEWELYVQIMEDDYHPELDFDPLDDTKLWPEDKFPWLPVGRMVLDRNPVDYHAEIEQAAFGTGVLVDGMDFSDDKMLQGRTFSYSDTQRYRIGANYLKLPVNAPKVPVRTNQHRGQMDIRDPKESGDNPNVNYEPSMIGGYQEATSEGRPQHRPTYNAEAMSAPIDRPNNYGQAGETYRNFEDWERDELIKNLSEALAVCDKRIQDAMIEHFTEADQDYGRRVREGLEKKRKELEDTKMDNKLPGREAGQSKYRQGSLAENEATADAVKNSREADPY, from the coding sequence TTGGCAGAAGATAAGAAACAGAACAAGACAACCGGACAAGATGTGAAACGAGAGACACTAACCACCCGCCAGGGACATCCGGTGACGGATAATCAAAACATCCGTACCATCGGCAATAGGGGCCCTGCAACACTTGAAAACTACCACTTTATTGAAAAAATATCTCACTTCGATCGAGAAGAAGTGCCAGAGCGTGTGGTTCACGCGCGTGGAGCCGGCGCATTTGGATATTTTGAGACCTACGGTAAAGTAGGAGATGAACCTGTAGAAAAATATACGCGTGCGAAAGTTTTTTCGGGTGCAGGTAAGAGAACACCGCTTATGGTTCGTTTCTCCACGGTGGCAGGATCCAAAGATTCACCCGAGACAGCACGAGATCCGCGCGGATTTGCCGTAAAAATGTACACAGAAGAAGGTAACTGGGATTTGGTAGGGAATAACCTGAAGATTTTCTTTATCCGTGATGCAATGAAGTTTCCAGATATGATTCACGCCTTCAAAGCAGATCCAGCTTCCAATGTAGCGAATCCTCAGCGGATGTTTGATTTTGTTTCCCGTTCGCCTGAAGCTACTCATATGATTACTTTCTTATTTTCACCATGGGGTATCCCGGCTACATACCGTCATATGCAGGGCTCTGGTGTAAATACTTATAAATGGGTGAATGACAAGGGTGAGGCAGTTCTCGTGAAGTACCATTGGGAGCCGAAACAAGGCATTCGTAACCTAACGCAAGAAGAGGCAGATGCTATCCAAGGGAAAAATGTGAGTCATGCGACACAAGATTTGTATGAAGCGATCGAGCGCGGGGATTATCCTGAATGGGAGCTGTATGTACAAATCATGGAGGATGATTACCATCCTGAACTGGATTTTGATCCGCTTGATGATACCAAACTTTGGCCGGAGGACAAGTTCCCGTGGCTTCCGGTAGGCCGCATGGTTCTAGATCGTAACCCGGTAGATTATCATGCAGAGATTGAGCAAGCTGCTTTTGGTACGGGAGTTCTGGTTGATGGCATGGACTTCTCGGATGATAAAATGCTGCAGGGACGTACCTTCTCCTACTCGGATACGCAGCGCTATCGTATAGGTGCGAACTATCTTAAATTACCAGTAAATGCACCGAAAGTACCTGTACGGACGAACCAACATCGCGGACAAATGGATATTCGTGATCCAAAAGAGTCGGGTGACAATCCGAATGTTAACTATGAGCCATCCATGATTGGAGGCTATCAGGAGGCAACTAGTGAAGGTCGCCCTCAGCACCGCCCAACGTATAATGCGGAGGCGATGAGTGCTCCTATTGACCGGCCGAACAATTACGGTCAAGCAGGTGAAACCTATCGCAATTTTGAGGACTGGGAACGTGATGAACTCATTAAGAACTTATCCGAAGCACTTGCCGTCTGTGACAAACGAATTCAAGATGCCATGATTGAACACTTTACTGAGGCGGATCAGGACTATGGCCGTCGTGTGCGGGAAGGGCTTGAGAAGAAACGAAAAGAACTTGAGGATACGAAAATGGATAACAAGCTTCCGGGCCGTGAAGCAGGCCAATCCAAATATCGTCAAGGTTCCCTAGCCGAGAATGAAGCGACAGCAGATGCAGTGAAAAACAGCCGCGAAGCGGATCCATATTAA